DNA from Acidimicrobiales bacterium:
CCTCGTGGTCATAGGCCTTGAGCCGGATCCTGATCCTCTGCTTGGCGCCGTCGGCCATCCCTGTCTCCCTCGGCTACTTGAGGATCTTGGTGACCACGCCCGAGGCCACGGTGCGCCCACCCTCGCGGATGGCGAAGCGCAGGCCCTCGTCCATGGCGATGGGCTTCTGCAGCTCCACGGTGATGGTGGTGTTGTC
Protein-coding regions in this window:
- the tuf gene encoding elongation factor Tu (EF-Tu; promotes GTP-dependent binding of aminoacyl-tRNA to the A-site of ribosomes during protein biosynthesis; when the tRNA anticodon matches the mRNA codon, GTP hydrolysis results; the inactive EF-Tu-GDP leaves the ribosome and release of GDP is promoted by elongation factor Ts; many prokaryotes have two copies of the gene encoding EF-Tu); the protein is DNTTITVELQKPIAMDEGLRFAIREGGRTVASGVVTKILK